The Stenotrophomonas sp. BIO128-Bstrain region CCCCGATCGTGATCCGCGAGCTGCTCTCCACCGCCGGTCTGGCGCGGGTGCAGGCGCGCGGTGGCAACCTGGCCGCGGAAATGAAGAGCCGCGGCATCTGGGAGTCGCGGCAGGCGCCGTTCAAGCGCGCCCTGCAGCGCCATCCCGAGGTCAAGCGCTGGGAGCGCTTCGTGGCCGAGGCCGGGCTGGTGGACCGCATCGCCAAGGGGCGCGCCGATGGCGATGCCTGGCTGGCGCTGGAGCGGCTGTTGATCGCCGTGTCCGAAGCCCGTGCCGTGCGCCTGCTCGCCCGGGCCTGAGCCCATGGGGCTGCGCATCTATTACGGCGGAACCTTCGACCCGGTTCATCTGGGCCACCTGGCCATTGCCCGCGCCGCGCGCGACCAGCTGCAGGTGGCCGTGCGCCTGCTGCCGGCCGCCGATCCGCCGCACCGCGCCGCCCCTGGCGCCGATGCCGCGCAGCGCCTGGCCATGCTGGCCCTGGCCGTCGGCGACGAACCGGGCCTGCTGCTGGACCGGCACGAGCTGGACCGCGCCGAGCGCCAGCCCGGCGTACCGTCCTACACCGTGGATACCCTGCGCGAGCTGCGCGCCGAACTGGGCCCGCGCCAGCCCATCGCCTGGCTGGTGGGGGCCGACAGCCTGTTGGCCCTGCCCAGCTGGCACGAGTGGGGCGCGCTGTTCGAGCTGGCGCATTTCATCGTGGCCGACCGCCCGGGCAGCCCGCTGGCCGACACGCTCGACCCGGTCCTGGCCAAGGCCCTGGAAGGACGCTGGGCCAGCCACGAGCGCGCGCTGTTCACCGCCCCGGCCGGGCGCCTGCTGCGTCTGCAGGCCCCCTTGCGCGAGGAATCGGCCACCGCCGTACGGGCGCAGATCCAGGCCGACGGTCCCTGGCAGGCGCTGCTGCCGGCGCCGGTG contains the following coding sequences:
- the nadD gene encoding nicotinate-nucleotide adenylyltransferase — encoded protein: MGLRIYYGGTFDPVHLGHLAIARAARDQLQVAVRLLPAADPPHRAAPGADAAQRLAMLALAVGDEPGLLLDRHELDRAERQPGVPSYTVDTLRELRAELGPRQPIAWLVGADSLLALPSWHEWGALFELAHFIVADRPGSPLADTLDPVLAKALEGRWASHERALFTAPAGRLLRLQAPLREESATAVRAQIQADGPWQALLPAPVADYILGHRLYGATPS